The Streptococcus equi subsp. equi nucleotide sequence AGCAGAGGGCGAGATTGCTCTATCAAATATGCCTGAGGTCAATGCTGAGCGCCGCAAGGAGACCGGTCTTTGGACCTTTGAGACAACTCCTAGAATGTCTTCTTATCTGCTGGCCTTTGCCTTAGGAGACTTGCATGGCAAAACAACAAAAAGTAAAAACGGGACAACAGTTGGTGTTTATGCAACCAAGGCTCACCCACTGACCTCGCTAGATTTTTCATTGGATATTGCTGTACGTGTCATTGATTTTTACGAAGACTACTTTGGGGTTCGCTATCCTATTCCGCAATCTCTAAATATTGCTCTTCCTGATTTTTCATCTGGAGCGATGGAAAACTGGGGCTTGATTACCTATCGTGAAATTTACCTGTTGGTTGATGGCAATTCAACAGCCCGCAGCAGACAAAATGTTGCTCTTGTTGTGGCACACGAGATTGCCCATCAATGGTTTGGTAATCTTGTAACCATGAAATGGTGGGACGATCTTTGGCTAAATGAAAGCTTTGCCAATATGATGGAATATGTAGCCATCAATGCTATTGAGCCGTCATGGCGTATTTTTGAGGATTTCCAAACAACAGGTGTGCCGCTGGCTCTTAAGCGTGATGCAACAGACGGTGTTCAATCAGTCCATGTTGCTGTTAATCACCCAGATGAGATTAATACCCTGTTTGATCCAGCTATTGTCTATGCCAAAGGTAGCCGCTTAATGCATATGCTTCGTCGCTGGATTGGCGATAAGGATTTTGCGGCAGGTCTGCGCCTTTACTTTGAAAAGCATCAATACCGTAATACTGTAGGACGTGATTTGTGGCAGGCTCTTTCAGAAGCTTCTGGTAAAGATGTTGCTGCGTTTATGGACGCTTGGCTAGAGCAGCCAGGCTATCCTGTCTTAACGGCCAGAGTTGACAATGATCAGTTGATTCTCAGCCAAAAGCAGTTCTTTATTGGTGAGGCAAGCGACCAAAAGAGACTATGGCCAATTCCACTAAATGCGAACTGGAAAGGTCTTCCTGACGTACTGACAGAGGAGTCCATCGTTATTTCAGGCTTTAGTCAATTAGCCGCCCAAAATAAAGGAACACTTCGCTTTAATACAGAAAATACAGCGCATTACATTACAGATTATCAGGGACAGCTCTTTCATAGCTTAGTTGATGATTTGAAGCATCTTGACAACACCTCTGCCCTTCAAGTGATTCAAGAGCGCCGCTTGCTGGCTGATAGCGGTCTGATTTCTTATGCAGAGCTGGTTGACTTAATCGCTCAGCTAGATGACAAAAAATCCTATATGGTTGCTGCAGCTGTTCAGCAGGTTATTAGAGGCTTAGAGCAGTTCATTGATGAAGGAACCTCAGCAGAGCAGTCCTTCAATCGATTGATTTCTTCTATTTTCCAAGAGGACTTCAGGCAGCTTGGATTTGAAAAGAGGGCAAATGAATCTGATGAAGATGAAATGGTTCGTCAAATTGCTTTACATCACCTGTTGGTTGGAGGCAATCGTGATGTGATCAAGCAGGCCAAGACTATCTTTGAAGCTTATGCAAATCGTATCGAAGCCATTCCAGCAGCCATTCGCCGCTCGGTATTGGTGAGTCAGATCAAGTATTTTGAAATAGCTGACTTGGTTGATGCTTATTTTGATGCTTATGTTGCAACCAAGGACAACAATCTTCGAGCTGATTTGAGCGCCGCCTTAGCAACAACAGCTAATCCATCAACTCTTAAGCGCATTCAGTACAGCTTAAAGGATAAGGATATTATTAAGCCACAGGACTTAGCAGCTTGGTACAGCTTTTTGCTTGATCAGGCCTCTGCACAAGAAAGCATTTGGCGTTGGGCTAGAGAAAATTGGAAGTGGATTAAGGCTTCACTGGGTGGTGATATGAGCTTTGACAAGTTTATTATTTACCCTGCTAACCATTTTAAAACAGCAGAGCGTTTAGCTGAATATAAGGCCTTCTTTGAGCCACAGCTTGATGATATGGCGATTAGTCGCAATATTTCGATGGGGATAAATGAAATTTCAGCTCGAGTTGCCCTCATTGATAGTGAAAAGGAAGCTATCGCTAATGCTTTAAGTCAGTACTAATGATATCACAAAGGAGCTGGGGACCATCCTCAACTCCTTTATTGGTGTCAAAGCTACTATCTTTAAGTAACATTTAGATCAAAGGGTAATTGCTGTAGCTTAGTGGCACTGCCTGTCAGCTTTTGGCAAATGAGGAGGCTTCAATCATAAGCAGTGGTTAATCTTAGCGCCGTAAATTACTAGTTGATCAGAGTCAGAGCTTAGGACGGATAGGTCATAGAGACAATTCTTTGTCTGTCAGTTTTATAACTTAAGTAGGTCTCCAGACTAACTGTATGCTTATGACCTGTCATGAGCAATAGTTTAGCAAAGCTTAAGCTTTTTGTGTTATCGTTAGATTAGAGAATTCATTTAGTAAGGTAATCCCTAAAGACTACTTGAGCGAGGCTGTTAGTCTTTAGAGAATTGAGGTATCATAATGATAAAACTATTATTAGTAGAAGACGATTTAAGCTTGTCAAATTCTATCTTTGATTTTTTAGATGACTTTGCTGATGTGACGCAGGTTTTTGATGGTGACGAAGGACTCTATGAGGCAGAAAGCGGTATTTATGATTTGATTCTGTTAGATTTGATGCTGCCTGAAAAGGATGGCTTTCAAGTGTTAAAAGCCTTACGTGAAAAAGACATCAAAATTCCCGTCTTGATCATGACTGCCAAAGAAAGCATCGATGACAAAGGGCATGGCTTTGAGCTTGGTGCTGATGACTATTTAACCAAGCCCTTTTACCTAGAAGAATTAAAAATGCGGATTCAGGCCTTGCTTAAGCGCGTAGGAAAGTTTAATGACAAGAGCCTTAAATTTGGCAACCTGACTGTAGATACTACCCGTAAAGAGGTACAGGTCAATGGGCAGGCCATAGAGCTATTAGGCAAGGAGCTTGATTTACTAATCTATATCCTTCAAAATCAAAATGTTATTTTGCCAAAATCACAAATTTTTGATCGTATCTGGGGCTTTGATAGTGATACCACTATCTCTGTTGTAGAGGTCTATGTCTCTAAAATTCGTAAGAAGCTTAAGGGGACAGACTTTGTTAATCATCTTCAAACCTTGAGAAGTGTAGGATATATCTTAAAAGCTAATGAATAAACTAAAAAAAGGATTATTGTCCGATAATTATACGCATTTTTTTCATTTCTTTGCTATTTTTACAGGCATTTTTGTTGTCATGACCATCATTATTTTACAAATCATGAGGTTTAGTGTCTATTCCACAGTAGACAGCAGTCTCATTTCGGTCGGTCAAAATGCCAGCAACTATGCTAATAGGACCATGGCGAGAATATCTTCCTTTTATTTTGATGCAGAAAATAACCTTATTCAGGCTCTTCCTGAACTGGAAGCGTCAAAATCACTTGGCTCCTCCACCACTAATATGGATATTATTTTATTTAGTGCTAATGGGACGATATTGAACTCCTTTGACGCTTTCTCTAATTACCAAAGCTTTCGTTTAGACAAAAGCCAGCTCAATAACATTGTCACCACACAGCTGATGAATTTTTATGGGCAAAAGGAGAAATACCATACCCTAACCGTTAAGGTTCACATTAAAAACTATCCAGCAGTGGCTTATATGATGGCAGTGGTTAATGTTCAGCAGCTGGATACTGCTAATGAGCGCTATGAACAGATTATTATCATGGTTATGATTGTCTTTTGGTTAATTTCGATTTTGGCCAGTATTTATTTGGCTAAGTGGAGCAGAAAGCCAATTATGGAGAGCTATGCCAAGCAAAAAATGTTTGTAGAAAATGCCAGTCATGAGCTTAGGACTCCTTTAGCGGTGCTGCAAAATCGTTTGGAATCGCTGTTTAGAAAGCCTAACGAAACCATTTTAGACAATAGCGAGCATATTGCGTCAAGCCTAGATGAGGTTCGTAATATGAGAATATTAACAACTAATCTGTTAAATTTAGCCAGAAGTGATGATGGGATCAAGCCGCAGCTAGTTGATGTTGATGCAGCCTTTTTTGATACTGTTTTTGAAAATTATCAATTAGTTGCAGAAGAGTCAGGCAAGCAGTTTATCTCAGTTAATCAGATCAATAGGCCCTTAAAGACGGATAAGGCTTTGCTCAAGCAGCTGATGACCATTTTGTTTGATAATGCGATCAAATACACTGATCATAACGGTGTGGTTGAGGTCAAGGTTAGAACGACCGATAAGCATTTATTGATTTCTGTTATTGATAATGGCCCAGGGATCAAGGATGATGATAAGAAAAAGATTTTTGATCGCTTTTACCGAGTGGATAAGGCAAGGGCACGCCAAAAAGGAGGGTTTGGACTCGGATTGGCCTTAGCGCAGCAGATCGTTACCTCATTAAAAGGAACGATTACCGTCAGTGATAATAAGCCTACCGGCGCCATCTTTGAAGTAAAATTATAGCACTGAGTTCTTGCTAGCCCATAATCAGTATGAAAATAACAGTCACTAGATCAAGAAGTCTAGTGACTTTTTTTATTGTCTTCTTTTTGCTGTTGACCAAGCAGTTGACAAGAAAATTCCAATAGATAGTTTAAAGCCAATAAAACCATTATTAGGCTTGCATTACAGGCAGGTATCAAACAAAGATATAGAAAAATATACCATAAAAAATCTCATAAAAGTGTCAAAATGGTAAAAAATTGCCAACAATATGTCGATATTATACCATTATTATAGTATAATATTTATAATCGTATCATAATATTAAAATATCTGGTGTCTAGCTGTTTTTGTAAAAGCAAAAAACTTGCAACACCTTATGATAAAGCATAAAGGAATACAAGCATGATAGTCTACCTAAAGCAACACAAAATTACTGGAAATTAGTCAGCATAGCCGCTTTAATCATTATTTTAGGAGGAATACTAACAATGAATTGGCTTAATGGCGAAGAGCTAAAAAAGAAAAAGTACAGACAAGAGCAGGATAGGGTAGTGAAATACATAGGAGAGCATATAGAGCTATGTAATGGTCAGCCTATAACAAAATTGAGTTTATAGAATTTCAGTTAGAAACTGCAACCACCGGAACTTGGTCAATAACAACAATTGTTAATGAGAAATATCTGATTCATTTTTCAGAAGATAGATTAGGTGAAGAAATACGGACTTCCTATTATTCTCCAAAAGAATTTAAGCAATACAGTGAAAAGATGAGGAATAATATGACTAATGTTGAAACAATTTATTACGAGGAGAAATGATGATTGATAGAGATTATAAAAATATTTCAGAGGATGTGTATAAGGTTGATTCTGGTAAAGAAAGAGATCCGATTCAAGAAGGATATCCGGTTGCCAATGGAAAATACCGCGTTCTTGAAGCCGAAGATAACCCCGACAATGGTATGCAGGCTATGGCTGTTGTGCCAATAAAAGATGGCAAAGAGGATAGAAGTCATATCGTCATTGCCTATGCCGGGACAAATAGCAGTGATATACGCGATATTGACACCGATATTCAATCCGTTGTTTTTGGAGATGATCAATACCTGTGTACCCATGAGGAGCCTGATTCTTTTAAAGTAGTCAAGAGTCAGCTAAGTACTGCTAAAGCCTTTTCCGACTACATTAGGACAAGCTACCCTAACGCTGCCATCTCCTATACCGGACACTCTCTGGGAGGCTATCTGGCACTCATCACAGCAGCCCATGCCAAGCAGCCTGCCACTGTCTTTAATGCGCCAAGCTCTGTTAATAACCTCTCCAAGGAGGCTATTGACTTTGTTAAAGCCAACAAGGGACTCTATCACAGCTACCGCATTAACAATGACTACATTGGAAACCTAGGCACTTACCTTGGAGATGATGAGCTCGGGATTTCAAGATGGGTTGATGGTAAGGCGGGAATAGGACGTCATAGCTTAGCCGCTTATCGCTTCAACTCAAAGGGGCAGGTGATTGACCGTAAGGGTCACCCTGCCGCTGCTCAAGCACCTGCTCTTGCTACCCTAAGATCCAGACTAACCGATTATCGCCGGCTTAAGAAACAGTATGCCGCTTCTAACGGTATTAGTAGCTCAGAGGAGTTTTACCTTGATCAATTTCAGTCTCGAGCAGTCGCACAGGCTTTGGAGCAGACCACTCAGCTTGCCCAAGAGGAGATCATTGCTCGTCGGAAGGAGGCGGTTGCAGAGGCAGAGGCACTTCACCAAAAGACAAGAGACATGCCCTTTTTTGTGAGTGAATTGAGCTGGGCGGAGCTAGAGGAGGCTTATGCCCAGGCAGGTGTGACCTATGACAGCCTTGTCGGTCAGACCAGGAGGCACTTTGATGACAAGGTCGCTCAGGCCAGAGGACTGGCCACTAAGTTCAAGACCGTAAAGGAGCAGCTAGAGGAGGGGATCGAAAGGACAATCGCTACTGACCAAAAGCTAGGAGGCGACTTTTCATGACAGCATTAGAGAAGATCAGAGCTGCTATCCGTCAAAAGGAAGAGGAGCTAGAGGAGCTGCAGGAGCACTATCATCAAGAGCGGCTCCAAATGGCAGCAGCCCATGACGAGTTAAGAGGCAACTATAACCAGCTGCAAGAGCTCTATGCCTCTACCTATCAGGCCGTTAGCAGCTACCTCAGACATTATGATGCTAGCCTGATAACAGACCAATATACCGTTCTAACGAGGCTGATTGATGACTATCAGCACCGAACAGAGCAGTGCTATCACGAGCAAGGTCGCAAGATGTCGCAGCAGGAGGAAGCAATTGACCATCACTATCGCAGCCAGCGACAGGCTATAGAGAAGGACATCACAGCGCTGAGGCGTCAGTGGCGTGAAGGTTAAGGAAAAGGAGATAAGAAGATGATTGCTATAGAGATGATCTTAACCGGACAAGAGCCGATCAGGACTTTAAAGAAAGAGCTGGATAGGAGATTAGTTCAGTCCATATGTGCCCCCTTGACCTTAGGTTGCCTTCATGCCCTTCAAAGGCGCTATGACAGTGAGGTATCTCGGATTGCCACAGACACCGCAGATCATATTCAGACCATTGTCAATCAGCTAGATAGCAGCATTAGAGGGCAAGGCAGGACAGCACTAGAGCAAGCGATCAAGACGCAGAACAGGGGCTATAGCAGCCTGATGTGAGACAGGAAGGACTTACTGTCCTACCAGCTACAGTCACTACACTGCTAGAGCTTGCGGTGTGAGCAGCAGTAAGAGGCAAAGGCGTTACCCCAGAGGGATTGATGGATCACCATCACTAGTTTGGAGCCATTAGCTGTGCCAAAGGTTTTCTAAAGCCAAAAAGAAAAAACTCCGATTGGAGTTTTCATTGGTTATGTATTAGCTAAGCTTTGCAGCAAGACGTGCTTTATCGCGGCTTGCTTTATTTTTATGAATCAAACCTTTTGATTGGGCTTTATCAATGCTTGAAGAAGCAGCGCGGAAAAGCTCTTCAGATGGGTTAGCTTCAAATGCCTTGATAGCAGTACGCATAGCTGATTTTTGTGCTGAATTTTTTCGTTTGCTTTAACGTTAAGCTCAGCGCGTTTAATAGCTGATTTAATATTTGCCAATGTTTTCACCTCCAAATTAATCTAACTACACCATTATATAGAAAATATAGGTGTTTGGCAAGCACTTATCACTTTTTGAGATAAATTTCATCAATTTTATGGTCTGCAGCTTTATGAAGAATGAGCTCAGCTCGATTGCGTGTAGGCTCAATAAACTTTTCCAGATTTTCTAGGTTAATTGTTTTCCAGACTTTTTTTGCAAAGGCAATGGCTTCATTTTGTGGCAATGAGGTATATCTAGTGTAATAGTTAGCCGGATCATGCTTAGCCAGCTCTAAAAGGCTTAAGAACCGTTCCAAATACCATTGCTCAATATGATGGCTATCTGCGTCAATATAAATTGAAAAATCAAAATAATCACTCATATACAATCGATTATTCTGTTGATTTTGAAAAACATTAATCCCTTCGATGATGAGGAAGTCAGGATTGGTAAAGGTTTGCTGCTGATCAGGAACGATATCATAAATCTCATGCGAGTAAACAGGGGCTGATGCGGTTTGTCCTCCCTTGACAGTATCCAGAAAGTTTAACAATAGCTCCATATTATAGGATTCTGGGAAGCCCTTTCGATTCAGCATATTGTTTTTGATCAGTGTGCTATTAGGGTACAAAAAACCATCTGTTGTGACCAACTCAACAGTGCTGGTCTTGTGTGTGCGCGCCAAAAGAAGCTGCAATAACCTGCTAGTTGTGGACTTACCGACGGCAACTGAGCCAGAAATCCCAATAATAAAGGGTCTTTGCTGAATATCTTTTTTTAGAAAGAGGCTTTTAGAAAAAGACAGGTTTTCTTGAGCGATTTTATAGACTTGAATGAGATGAATCAAGGGAAGGTAAACCTCAACAACGTCGTTGATATCAATATTATCATTCAAACTGGTGATGCTAGTAAGCTCCTCTTGAGTCAATAAGGGCTTGCTTTTTTGATGTAATTGCTTCCAGGATTTTCTGGAAATTTTTTCAAAAGTAATAAATTCGTTTGACATAGTTACTCCTACTAATTGGCAGTGCTTACATTATAACATGTCAATAAAAAAATTGAAAAATGTTTCGTCTGAAATTCTTAAAAAAACACTGAAAAACCCTATAAAAATCGAACAATTTTAGCCTAACAATTGGCTAATATAAAGTTAATCGGTCAATGTTCGGAATATATGGTTCGATAAACGAAAAACCAAGAAAAACAAACGTCTTGTAAACCATTTCAAAGTGTGATAGAATGAAAAAGCATCGAAAAAAGATAGGAAAACACATGACAAAAATGTATTATGATGAAAATCCAGATAGTGCTCATGATATCCATCAATTGACGGTCAATTTGTTAGGACAGTCCTTTACTTTTTTGACAGATTCTGGTGTTTTCTCAAAAAGAATGGTTGATTTTGGAAGTCAGGTCCTGCTCAACACATTAGATTTTCAAGAAGGTGATCGTCTGCTTGACTTGGGCTGCGGCTATGGGCCGCTAGGACTTAGCTTGGCAAAGGCTCAAGGTGTTGAGGCGACTCTAGTAGATATTAATCATCGCGCTGTTGGCTTAGCTAAGCAGAATGCTGAGAGTAATCAGGTTGAGGCGACCATTTTTCAATCAAACCTCTATGACGGTGTGACAGGGACATTTGAGCACATCATTAGTAACCCACCTATTAGGGCAGGGGAAAAAGTGGTTCATGAGATTATTGAAAAGAGTATTGATTTTTTAACTAAAGGCGGTGATTTGACAGTCGTTATCCAAAAGAAGCAGGGAGCACCAAGTGCTAAAGACAAAATGGAGGCCGTTTTTGGGAATGTGACTATTCTCAAAAGAGAAAAGGGTTACTACATTTTAAGAAGTATTAAGGAAAGGAATTGAGCTCAAGTGTAAAAAGTGGTATTAAAAAGCATAGCGGTATTTTAGTAAGAGTTGCCTTCTAATATCACTATTTTCTCAGAGCTTTTGGTATCTTGTTGATGAGAGCAGTTGATTTAATCCAAAAAAAGCGTGATGGTAAAGAGCTATCTACCGAAGAGATCCAGTGGCTGATTAATGGTTATGCCAATGGTACTGTGCCAGATTATCAAATGTCGGCTTTTGCAATGGCGATCTATTTCAAGGGAATGTCTACACGAGAAACTCGCGATTTGACCATGAGTATGGTTGAGACAGGTGAGCAGATTGATTTGTCAGCTATAGCTGGTATCAAGACGGACAAGCACTCAACAGGTGGTGTTGGTGATAAGGTGACACTCATCTTAGCTCCTCTAGTTGCTAGCTTTGGCGTTCCTGTAGCGAAAATGAGTGGACGCGGCTTAGGCCACACCGGTGGAACGCTTGATAAGCTAGAATCTATCAAGGGCTTTCAGATTGGTCGGACCCAAGAGGAATTTATCAAGCAGGTACAAGAGATCGGACTTTCAGTTATTGGACAATCAGATAAGCTTGTGAAGGCAGATAAGCTGCTTTATGCTCTTCGTGATGTGACGGCAACCGTTGATATTGTTCCTTTGATTGCAAGCTCTGTTATGAGTAAGAAAATTGCTGCTGGCGCTGATAGTATTTTGCTAGATGTTACCGTTGGTGACGGTGCCTTTATGAAGACTATTGAAGATGCTGAGAAGCTGTCTAGACTGATGGTTGACCTTGGTAAGGAGGTTGGGCGTCAGACAGTGGCTGTCATTACAGATATGAGTCAGCCTCTTGGTCGTGCTATCGGTAATCGCTTAGAGGTGCTAGAGGCAATTGATATCATGAAAGGCAAGGGACGCAAGGATATTACTCACTTTATTTGTGAGCTAGCTCAGATTATGCTGGAGCTTGCTGGTGCTCAACACTCTCTTGAGGATATTCACCATCATTTGGTTGGCGGAGCAGCCTTAAAAAAATTAGAAGAGATGGTTGTTTATCAAGGAGGTGATCTTGAGGACCTTTATCGTCCATCACAGGCGGCTGTTCAAACAGAGGTTTTTGCGTCAGAAGATGGTTACATCACAGCATTGCCTGCTCTTGAGTTTGGATTGTTTGCAATGAGGCTGGGTGCTGGTAGAGCAGTCAAAACAGATAGTCTGGATTATGAAACAGGGATTGTCTTTGACAAGAAGGTTGGTGACGCTGTCGCTAAGGGAGAGCGCATTGCAGTTGTCTTTTCACAGGAAGCCCTAGACGAAAAAATGCTTACAGAATTTGAAAAAAATGTTAAAATAGGGGCGGAACACCTAGAGGCTAACGAAATTATCAAAATCATTTCCTAAGGAGGAGTATAACATGAATATTAACAAGTATATTGACCACACACTACTAAAAGCTGACAGCGTTCAATCGCAGCTTGACCAATTAATTGAGGAGGCTAAAGCCTATGACTTTGCTAGCGTTTGCGTCAACCCTTGCTGGGTAGCCTATGCTGCAAAGGCTTTAAAGGGAACAGATGTTAAGGTTTGTACAGTTGTTGGTTTTCCTTTAGGTGCAACTACCTCAGCAACAAAGGCCTTTGAAACAAAGGACGCTATTGAAAATGGTGCTGATGAGATTGATATGGTTATCAATATTGGTCTGTTAAAGCAGGGTGACTACCAAGCTGTTGAAGATGATATGCGTGCAGTGGTAGAGGCTAGCGGAGACAAATTAGTCAAGGTGATTATCGAGGCTTGCCTCTTGACTGATGATGAAAAGGTTAAGGCTTGTCAGTTGGCGGTAAATGCAGGTGTTGACTTTGTGAAGACCTCTACTGGTTTTTCAACTGGCGGTGCAACCGTTTCTGATGTCAAGCTAATGCGTCAAACAGTTGGTCCAGACATTGGCGTAAAGGCAGCTGGTGGTGCTCGTTCTCTAGAGGACGCTTTAGCTTTTGTCGAAGCAGGAGCTACACGTATTGGAACTTCTGCAGGGGTAACTATTATGAAAGGTGAAGTTGCCAATGGAGGCTACTGATTTAGTTTCGTTAGCCATTGAAGCTAGTAAAAGGGCTTATGTGCCTTACTCACATTTCCCGATCGGAGCTGCTTTAAAGACAAAGGACGGAACAATCTATACTGGCAATAATATCGAGAATGCCAGCTTTGGCTTGACCAATTGTGGGGAGCGAACAGCTATTTTTAAGGCTGTTTCTGAGGGACATCAGCAGCTTTTAGAAATTGCCATTTATGGAGAGACTGATGAGCCAATCTCTCCTTGTGGAGCCTGTCGTCAGGTCATGGCAGAATTTTTTGAAGCCACTGCTCCAGTAACGCTAATTGCTAAGGACGGTCGTA carries:
- the ciaH gene encoding TCS sensor kinase protein ciaH, giving the protein MNKLKKGLLSDNYTHFFHFFAIFTGIFVVMTIIILQIMRFSVYSTVDSSLISVGQNASNYANRTMARISSFYFDAENNLIQALPELEASKSLGSSTTNMDIILFSANGTILNSFDAFSNYQSFRLDKSQLNNIVTTQLMNFYGQKEKYHTLTVKVHIKNYPAVAYMMAVVNVQQLDTANERYEQIIIMVMIVFWLISILASIYLAKWSRKPIMESYAKQKMFVENASHELRTPLAVLQNRLESLFRKPNETILDNSEHIASSLDEVRNMRILTTNLLNLARSDDGIKPQLVDVDAAFFDTVFENYQLVAEESGKQFISVNQINRPLKTDKALLKQLMTILFDNAIKYTDHNGVVEVKVRTTDKHLLISVIDNGPGIKDDDKKKIFDRFYRVDKARARQKGGFGLGLALAQQIVTSLKGTITVSDNKPTGAIFEVKL
- the cdd gene encoding cytidine deaminase, which translates into the protein MEATDLVSLAIEASKRAYVPYSHFPIGAALKTKDGTIYTGNNIENASFGLTNCGERTAIFKAVSEGHQQLLEIAIYGETDEPISPCGACRQVMAEFFEATAPVTLIAKDGRTMRTTVGELLPYSFTDLS
- a CDS encoding Predicted lipase — protein: MIDRDYKNISEDVYKVDSGKERDPIQEGYPVANGKYRVLEAEDNPDNGMQAMAVVPIKDGKEDRSHIVIAYAGTNSSDIRDIDTDIQSVVFGDDQYLCTHEEPDSFKVVKSQLSTAKAFSDYIRTSYPNAAISYTGHSLGGYLALITAAHAKQPATVFNAPSSVNNLSKEAIDFVKANKGLYHSYRINNDYIGNLGTYLGDDELGISRWVDGKAGIGRHSLAAYRFNSKGQVIDRKGHPAAAQAPALATLRSRLTDYRRLKKQYAASNGISSSEEFYLDQFQSRAVAQALEQTTQLAQEEIIARRKEAVAEAEALHQKTRDMPFFVSELSWAELEEAYAQAGVTYDSLVGQTRRHFDDKVAQARGLATKFKTVKEQLEEGIERTIATDQKLGGDFS
- the rsmC gene encoding methyltransferase produces the protein MTKMYYDENPDSAHDIHQLTVNLLGQSFTFLTDSGVFSKRMVDFGSQVLLNTLDFQEGDRLLDLGCGYGPLGLSLAKAQGVEATLVDINHRAVGLAKQNAESNQVEATIFQSNLYDGVTGTFEHIISNPPIRAGEKVVHEIIEKSIDFLTKGGDLTVVIQKKQGAPSAKDKMEAVFGNVTILKREKGYYILRSIKERN
- the deoC gene encoding deoxyribose-phosphate aldolase, which codes for MNINKYIDHTLLKADSVQSQLDQLIEEAKAYDFASVCVNPCWVAYAAKALKGTDVKVCTVVGFPLGATTSATKAFETKDAIENGADEIDMVINIGLLKQGDYQAVEDDMRAVVEASGDKLVKVIIEACLLTDDEKVKACQLAVNAGVDFVKTSTGFSTGGATVSDVKLMRQTVGPDIGVKAAGGARSLEDALAFVEAGATRIGTSAGVTIMKGEVANGGY
- a CDS encoding membrane protein; amino-acid sequence: MNWLNGEELKKKKYRQEQDRVVKYIGEHIELCNGQPITKLSL
- the pepN gene encoding lysyl-aminopeptidase → MKKVEHLIEKFIPENYNIFLDINRSTKTFTGNVAINGEALDNQVSFHQKDLAINAILLDNEAVSYHVDDDNELVRVELPETGMMTLVIEFSGNITDNMTGIYPSYYTKDGEKQEVISTQFESHFAREAFPCIDEPEAKATFDLSLTFDQAEGEIALSNMPEVNAERRKETGLWTFETTPRMSSYLLAFALGDLHGKTTKSKNGTTVGVYATKAHPLTSLDFSLDIAVRVIDFYEDYFGVRYPIPQSLNIALPDFSSGAMENWGLITYREIYLLVDGNSTARSRQNVALVVAHEIAHQWFGNLVTMKWWDDLWLNESFANMMEYVAINAIEPSWRIFEDFQTTGVPLALKRDATDGVQSVHVAVNHPDEINTLFDPAIVYAKGSRLMHMLRRWIGDKDFAAGLRLYFEKHQYRNTVGRDLWQALSEASGKDVAAFMDAWLEQPGYPVLTARVDNDQLILSQKQFFIGEASDQKRLWPIPLNANWKGLPDVLTEESIVISGFSQLAAQNKGTLRFNTENTAHYITDYQGQLFHSLVDDLKHLDNTSALQVIQERRLLADSGLISYAELVDLIAQLDDKKSYMVAAAVQQVIRGLEQFIDEGTSAEQSFNRLISSIFQEDFRQLGFEKRANESDEDEMVRQIALHHLLVGGNRDVIKQAKTIFEAYANRIEAIPAAIRRSVLVSQIKYFEIADLVDAYFDAYVATKDNNLRADLSAALATTANPSTLKRIQYSLKDKDIIKPQDLAAWYSFLLDQASAQESIWRWARENWKWIKASLGGDMSFDKFIIYPANHFKTAERLAEYKAFFEPQLDDMAISRNISMGINEISARVALIDSEKEAIANALSQY
- the arlR gene encoding response regulator protein; translation: MIKLLLVEDDLSLSNSIFDFLDDFADVTQVFDGDEGLYEAESGIYDLILLDLMLPEKDGFQVLKALREKDIKIPVLIMTAKESIDDKGHGFELGADDYLTKPFYLEELKMRIQALLKRVGKFNDKSLKFGNLTVDTTRKEVQVNGQAIELLGKELDLLIYILQNQNVILPKSQIFDRIWGFDSDTTISVVEVYVSKIRKKLKGTDFVNHLQTLRSVGYILKANE
- the pdp gene encoding pyrimidine-nucleoside phosphorylase, with product MRAVDLIQKKRDGKELSTEEIQWLINGYANGTVPDYQMSAFAMAIYFKGMSTRETRDLTMSMVETGEQIDLSAIAGIKTDKHSTGGVGDKVTLILAPLVASFGVPVAKMSGRGLGHTGGTLDKLESIKGFQIGRTQEEFIKQVQEIGLSVIGQSDKLVKADKLLYALRDVTATVDIVPLIASSVMSKKIAAGADSILLDVTVGDGAFMKTIEDAEKLSRLMVDLGKEVGRQTVAVITDMSQPLGRAIGNRLEVLEAIDIMKGKGRKDITHFICELAQIMLELAGAQHSLEDIHHHLVGGAALKKLEEMVVYQGGDLEDLYRPSQAAVQTEVFASEDGYITALPALEFGLFAMRLGAGRAVKTDSLDYETGIVFDKKVGDAVAKGERIAVVFSQEALDEKMLTEFEKNVKIGAEHLEANEIIKIIS
- the coaA gene encoding pantothenate kinase, coding for MSNEFITFEKISRKSWKQLHQKSKPLLTQEELTSITSLNDNIDINDVVEVYLPLIHLIQVYKIAQENLSFSKSLFLKKDIQQRPFIIGISGSVAVGKSTTSRLLQLLLARTHKTSTVELVTTDGFLYPNSTLIKNNMLNRKGFPESYNMELLLNFLDTVKGGQTASAPVYSHEIYDIVPDQQQTFTNPDFLIIEGINVFQNQQNNRLYMSDYFDFSIYIDADSHHIEQWYLERFLSLLELAKHDPANYYTRYTSLPQNEAIAFAKKVWKTINLENLEKFIEPTRNRAELILHKAADHKIDEIYLKK